From Gemmatimonadota bacterium, the proteins below share one genomic window:
- a CDS encoding FGGY family carbohydrate kinase, with amino-acid sequence MNTKKSSDPLLIGIDVGTTNIKALIFDPRGREIARAQAKTPTHHPQPEWAYYKPDELWETVCGVLKKAIAQIDNPANITGIATASIGETGVPIDKRGNPTSYAIAWFDQRTRPQCEQLRKTFDRDKLFSLTGLPLQPISSLCKILWIREHQPEAFARTASWLNTADYIAFRLSGIPATDYSLASRTLAFDLHRRQWANDLLNELRLSSNLFAPLCNSGTDLGTILPNIAHETGLPLHTRICAGGHDHICGALAVGVTEPGTMLNSLGTAEAMCLPISQPLTDPQIGRQNFTIGAHVAPDQYYFLGGLFTSGASIEWFRNLFGEGADYNTLISEASESPPGSLGVGFLPHLRFTNPPHAEAIARGTFIGLTPDVNRGTLFRAILEGLSLEMRHIIDASKSHLGVPETKNIVAIGGGIRNQLLMQIKATVLNQPIAIAEMDEATALGAAVLAGLGTGVYADIADALHTLDIPMQTVHPIPEQVAHYNRIYNRVHKQIYPTVQDLHHQIDQIQMTTIR; translated from the coding sequence ATGAACACAAAAAAATCCTCCGACCCTTTACTCATCGGCATCGACGTTGGAACCACCAACATCAAAGCCTTGATCTTTGATCCTCGAGGTCGCGAAATCGCCCGCGCACAGGCCAAAACGCCCACGCATCATCCACAGCCAGAATGGGCGTATTACAAACCCGATGAACTCTGGGAAACCGTATGCGGCGTCCTGAAAAAAGCCATTGCACAAATCGACAATCCCGCCAACATCACCGGCATAGCCACCGCGAGCATCGGCGAAACAGGCGTCCCAATCGACAAGCGAGGAAACCCAACCAGTTATGCAATTGCCTGGTTTGACCAGCGCACCCGCCCGCAATGCGAACAACTGCGAAAAACCTTTGATCGCGACAAACTCTTCTCGCTTACAGGGCTTCCACTACAACCCATTTCCAGCCTGTGTAAAATCCTCTGGATACGCGAACACCAGCCCGAAGCCTTTGCGCGAACCGCCTCCTGGCTCAACACAGCCGATTATATTGCCTTTCGATTGTCGGGCATACCCGCCACCGACTATTCCCTCGCCTCTCGCACCCTTGCCTTTGACCTCCACAGGCGGCAATGGGCAAACGACCTCCTCAACGAACTCCGTCTTTCCTCAAATCTCTTCGCACCGCTTTGCAATTCAGGAACAGACCTGGGCACCATTCTTCCCAACATCGCACACGAAACCGGCCTGCCCCTGCACACGCGAATATGCGCTGGTGGACACGACCATATTTGCGGCGCACTTGCCGTTGGCGTTACAGAACCGGGAACAATGCTCAATTCTCTGGGCACCGCAGAAGCCATGTGCCTGCCCATTTCTCAGCCGCTTACAGACCCGCAAATAGGCCGCCAAAACTTCACCATAGGCGCACATGTCGCACCCGACCAATATTACTTCCTCGGCGGATTGTTTACAAGCGGAGCGAGCATCGAGTGGTTCCGCAACTTATTCGGCGAAGGCGCAGACTATAACACCTTGATTTCCGAAGCGAGCGAATCGCCCCCCGGTAGTCTGGGTGTTGGCTTTCTCCCACATCTGCGCTTTACCAACCCGCCCCATGCAGAAGCCATAGCACGCGGAACATTTATTGGCCTGACCCCCGATGTCAACCGCGGTACGCTCTTCCGAGCAATCCTCGAAGGTCTATCTCTGGAAATGCGCCATATTATCGATGCATCCAAATCTCATCTCGGCGTGCCCGAAACAAAAAATATTGTCGCAATCGGCGGTGGCATACGCAACCAACTCCTCATGCAAATCAAAGCCACCGTTCTCAATCAACCCATCGCCATCGCCGAAATGGATGAAGCAACCGCTCTGGGCGCGGCAGTGCTCGCCGGATTGGGCACAGGTGTTTACGCGGACATCGCCGATGCCCTGCACA